One window of the Nicotiana tabacum cultivar K326 chromosome 4, ASM71507v2, whole genome shotgun sequence genome contains the following:
- the LOC107760669 gene encoding uncharacterized protein LOC107760669, giving the protein MDCSNESLRVDMGVTVGAGDTADSVSGLKRESGYCSQCLNLEAQFKEMENTCSTLQKEIDQERNGFKLLEVKYETLRVEKVAVEDELEVLKRRNQELEKRMHQFENNVINEENEEEDKVLQLMIENNILECEKRVAESNVESWKLKCKELELVMLELNKKFVSHEIHNKVGLDANPFFSDGEIISLQSQDSGKSLTKTPCLQAELVGGNKALFSESGNNHVKVRKRLTFEEERGSNKRMAPSTPAGVRPANVVVIDLNESDDERTTRPLCTSINGNDYKNSPPLCTPPIPGSRMARDSPYPGSGSTLSNNEFPSENNLKMTDIEKGEDNDILCVPTPKRRRASNLIASDSDTDDDNVPICMLKTRHFHGKSSNDHPEGHSSQTGDSGEKVRKSSSRRRLVKLSHCEMKDGGGSDIEEDVSDSEGESLGGFIVSSSDCSENGDISNSEGALGNNSSVAEDSVSDSEHISESDTDYGEIISRIRRNKSDKLEWEFEGDMLAAFGKDPELCMRTVCVLYRQQTAEEKCSKETIFHNQRGFSQCDAYRGSTLAEFLTDGDPQGDMNKSVEELQAYDPKGIELCRTLATRYSKQLFAIYKNKEDPFFSAS; this is encoded by the exons ATGGACTGTAGTAATGAATCTTTGAGGGTTGATATGGGGGTAACAGTAGGAGCTGGAGATACTGCAGATAGTGTGAGTGGGTTGAAAAGAGAATCTGGTTATTGCAGTCAGTGTTTAAATCTGGAAGCACAGTTCAAGGAAATGGAAAATACTTGTTCCACTTTGCAGAAGGAGATTGACCAGGAGAGAAATGGTTTTAAGTTGCTTGAAGTTAAGTATGAAACATTGCGAGTCGAGAAGGTTGCTGTTGAGGATGAGCTTGAGGTGTTGAAGAGAAGGAATCAAGAGCTGGAAAAGCGGATGCATCAATTTGAGAATAATGTCATTAATGAGGAAAATGAAGAGGAAGACAAGGTTTTGCAGTTGATGATCGAGAACAATATCTTGGAATGCGAGAAAAGGGTCGCTGAAAGTAATGTTGAGTCTTGGAAATTGAAGTGCAAGGAGTTGGAGTTGGTGATGTTGGAATTGAACAAAAAATTTGTTTCTCATGAAATACACAATAAGGTTGGTTTAGATGCAAATCCTTTTTTCTCTGATGGAGAAATCATATCTCTGCAATCTCAAGATTCAG GAAAATCTTTGACAAAAACTCCATGCCTGCAAGCCGAGCTTGTTGGAGGAAACAAGGCTTTATTCTCTGAAAGTGGCAACAACCATGTTAAAGTGAGGAAGCGATTGacatttgaagaagaaagagggtcAAACAAGAGGATGGCTCCTTCTACCCCAGCTGGTGTAAGGCCCGCAAATGTTGTTGTTATCGACTTAAATGAAAGTGATGATGAAAGAACTACTCGTCCTCTCTGTACATCAATAAATGGAAATGATTATAAAAATTCTCCACCTCTCTGTACACCTCCCATACCAGGATCTAGAATGGCTCGTGATTCACCTTACCCTGGATCAGGGAGCACCTTGTCTAATAATGAGTTTCCTTCAGAGAACAATTTAAAGATGACTGATATTGAGAAAGGCGAAGACAATGACATTTTATGTGTTCCAActccaaaaagaagaagagctTCAAACTTAATTGCTAGTGATAGTGACACTGATGATGATAACGTTCCAATTTGCATGCTCAAGACTAGGCATTTTCATGGGAAAAGCTCCAATGATCATCCCGAAGGCCACTCAAGTCAAACTGGTGATTCTGGGGAGAAAGTCAGGAAATCTTCTAGTAGGCGGCGCCTAGTGAAGCTAAGTCATTGTGAAATGAAAGATGGTGGTGGCAGTGACATCGAAGAAGATGTGTCAGACAGTGAAGGAGAAAGCTTGGGTGGATTTATAGTTAGCAGCTCTGATTGTTCTGAGAATGGCGACATCTCTAATTCTGAGGGTGCTTTGGGAAATAATTCTTCTGTAGCTGAAGATTCGGTAAGTGACTCAGAGCATATATCAGAGAGTGATACAGATTATGGTGAAATAATTTCGAGAATTCGAAGGAACAAAAGTGATAAATTAGAGTGGGAGTTTGAGGGAGACATGCTTGCTGCCTTTGGTAAGGATCCTGAATTATGTATGAGGACAGTTTGTGTTTTGTATAGGCAGCAAACAGCTGAGGAAAAATGTAGTAAAGAAACGATATTTCACAATCAAAGAGGTTTCAGCCAGTGTGATGCCTACAG GGGAAGCACCTTGGCTGAATTTCTTACGGATGGAGATCCGCAAGGTGACATGAACAAGTCTGTGGAGGAATTGCAAGCATATGATCCCAAGGGTATTGAACTGTGCAGAACTTTGGCGACAAGATACTCCAAGCAGCTATTTGCAATCTACAAAAACAAAGAGGATCCGTTTTTCTCAGCTTCCTGA
- the LOC107760670 gene encoding mitochondrial carrier protein MTM1 produces MVDELKRGENSWTDTTDQSNRVFDIDNTVSLMSESVIITDGAEPLHPQQPPSLDPSPSSDGQLGVSERAFSAAGAAFLSAVLVNPLDVVKTRLQAQAAGVAYSHPMSNMTSRMAVFGPNMMFADLRCSPSCTRAGVHGTVSICPADCFQYKGTLDVFYKIIRQEGISRLWRGTNAALALAVPTVGIYLPCYDIFRNRLEAFTAQNAPSLTPYAPLLAGSLARSLACTSCYPIELAKTRMQAFKDMNKCDKPAGVRKTLFELIANVRSTTSTNSGLQSYRVLWTGLGAQLARDVPFSAICWSTLEPVRRRLLSLMGDEPNAAGVLGANISAGFVAGSIAAAATCPLDVAKTRRQIERDPARALTMTTRLTLLEIWRDGGLKGLFTGVGPRVARAGPSVGIVISFYEVVKYMLHHQYASS; encoded by the exons ATGGTGGATGAATTGAAGCGGGGAGAAAATTCTTGGACGGACACGACTGATCAGTCGAATAGAGTATTTGATATTGATAATACTGTTTCCTTGATGTCCGAGTCAGTAATTATCACAGATGGGGCTGAACCCTTACATCCTCAGCAGCCTCCATCTCTGGATCCCAGCCCCTCCTCGGATGGCCAATTGGGAGTATCCGAACGAGCTTTTTCAGCAGCTGGTGCAGCGTTTCTCTCTGCCGTCCTTGTTAATCCACTTGATGTTGTCAAG ACCAGATTGCAAGCACAAGCAGCTGGAGTTGCTTATTCACATCCAATGAGTAACATGACAAGCCGTATGGCAGTTTTTGGACCAAACATG ATGTTTGCAGATCTGAGGTGTTCACCTTCATGCACCCGTGCTGGTGTACATGGTACAGTATCAATCTGCCCGGCTGATTGTTTCCAGTACAAAGGAACACTAGATGTCTTCTACAAAATTATTCGGCAG GAGGGTATTTCTAGGCTATGGAGAGGCACAAATGCTGCTCTAGCATTGGCTGTACCAACA GTCGGGATTTACTTGCCTTGCTATGACATTTTTCGCAACCGGTTAGAGGCTTTCACTGCTCAAAATGCCCCAAGCTTGACACCATATGCTCCTTTGTTAGCTGGTTCTTTGGCACGGTCTTTAGCTTGCACAAGTTGCTATCCTATTGAACTTGCCAAAACGCGAATGCAG GCATTTAAGGATATGAACAAATGTGACAAGCCTGCTGGAGTCAGGAAGACCCTGTTTGAGCTTATCGCCAATGTCAGGAGCACAACTAGCACCAACAGTGGTT TACAAAGCTATCGTGTACTTTGGACTGGACTTGGGGCACAGCTTGCTCGTGATGTCCCTTTTTCTGCAATTTGTTGGTCAACTCTTGAACCA GTAAGAAGGCGACTTCTTAGTCTGATGGGAGATGAACCTAATGCAGCCGGTGTCCTTGGGGCAAATATTTCTGCTGGTTTTGTTGCAGGAAGCATTGCTGCTGCTGCAACATGTCCCCTTGATGTTGCTAAGACTAGAAGGCAGATTGAG AGAGACCCTGCCAGGGCATTGACAATGACAACAAGGCTAACTCTACTGGAGATTTGGAG GGATGGAGGGCTCAAGGGTCTGTTTACTGGAGTAGGGCCTCGTGTTGCTCGTGCTGGTCCCTCTGTCGGAATTGTGATTTCATTTTACGAAGTTGTCAAATATATGTTACACCACCAATATGCTTCTTCATAA